The following are encoded in a window of Pseudomonas multiresinivorans genomic DNA:
- a CDS encoding YecA family protein yields the protein MSFADQLSRLQAFLDADDLHEEALDYVAAHGYLTALAICPEEVPEREWIDALFAESPHYRSEEERSEIESTLVQLKAHIIRQMAGDEELELPCEPYLGDEPDDSDIRGWCIGFMEGVFLREAVWFEQAEEEVSELLLPIMVGSGLFDEQPEFDEIASDRGLVDDMVAQIPELLTNLFLLCQAPEEKPALLKPRTH from the coding sequence ATGTCCTTCGCCGACCAATTGTCCCGCCTGCAAGCCTTTCTCGATGCCGATGACCTGCACGAGGAAGCCTTGGACTACGTGGCGGCACACGGCTACCTGACCGCCCTGGCGATCTGCCCGGAGGAAGTGCCGGAGCGCGAGTGGATCGACGCCCTGTTCGCCGAGTCGCCGCACTACCGCAGCGAGGAAGAGCGCAGCGAGATCGAGTCCACCCTGGTCCAGCTCAAGGCGCATATCATCCGCCAGATGGCCGGTGACGAAGAGCTGGAACTGCCCTGCGAACCCTACCTGGGCGACGAGCCGGACGATTCCGACATCCGCGGCTGGTGCATCGGCTTCATGGAAGGCGTGTTCCTGCGTGAAGCGGTGTGGTTCGAACAGGCCGAGGAAGAAGTCAGCGAGCTGCTGCTGCCGATCATGGTCGGTTCCGGCCTGTTCGACGAACAGCCCGAGTTCGACGAGATCGCCAGCGACCGCGGGCTGGTGGACGACATGGTCGCGCAGATTCCCGAATTGCTGACCAACCTGTTCCTGCTGTGCCAGGCCCCGGAAGAAAAACCGGCCCTGCTCAAGCCCCGCACCCACTGA
- a CDS encoding YbaN family protein produces the protein MPREIRQSRHAWVRYCLLGVGWLSVALGVIGIFLPVLPTTPFLLLAAACFMRSSQRFYDWLVNHPKLGPWIRDYLDGEGIPLKGKVYAIGLMWCSILISGFIVQRPWAWAFMLTSATLVSIYLIRTKTRHLD, from the coding sequence ATGCCACGAGAAATCCGCCAAAGCCGCCACGCCTGGGTTCGCTACTGCCTGCTGGGTGTAGGTTGGCTGAGCGTCGCGCTGGGCGTGATCGGCATCTTCCTGCCGGTGCTGCCCACCACGCCCTTCCTGCTGCTCGCCGCCGCCTGCTTCATGCGCAGCTCCCAGCGTTTCTACGACTGGCTGGTGAACCATCCGAAACTCGGCCCGTGGATTCGCGACTACCTCGACGGCGAAGGTATTCCGCTCAAGGGCAAGGTCTACGCCATCGGCCTGATGTGGTGCAGCATCCTGATTTCAGGATTCATCGTGCAGCGGCCCTGGGCCTGGGCGTTCATGCTGACCAGTGCGACGCTGGTGAGCATCTACCTGATTCGGACGAAGACGCGGCACCTGGATTAA
- a CDS encoding heavy metal sensor histidine kinase, translated as MFAVAALGIFLLIGSAIYCVLDAQIERLQRSELDTRFNMVARMLDKPDLAERWPHMQLKLNTLSQEYQLIRFWIDSDDARFRYGKPNETVNRMLGTGNGYAELELPEHDAPLSARVGRLPASDGRPALVLLAAIDSVAFKNAREATLMTLFVLSALGIALATLCGHWIARVGLRPLHELSAEARQISPRQLSQRLRLAGLPAELSALAGAFNEALDRLEQAYLRLESFNADVAHELRTPLANLIGQSQVALSRERSAQDYEEVLQSNLEELERLRAIVNDMLFLARVDQGGLAAERVETSLAAEVATTLDFLEVIFDEQGVQVNLRGDARACVERALFQRAVTNLLYNAAQHTAPGGRIDVRLSGERGAALVEVSNPGEPITAEQRARLFERFYRADMARANSQSNHGLGLSIVKAVASMHGGSVFVRSEGGVNTFGFTVDAVGPVGPAQDDQQDVKGEVVPV; from the coding sequence ATGTTCGCCGTCGCCGCACTGGGCATCTTCCTGCTCATCGGTTCGGCCATCTATTGCGTGCTCGATGCGCAGATCGAGCGGCTGCAACGCTCGGAGCTGGACACCCGCTTCAACATGGTCGCGCGCATGCTCGACAAGCCCGACCTCGCCGAGCGCTGGCCGCACATGCAGCTCAAGCTCAACACCCTGAGCCAGGAGTACCAACTGATCCGCTTCTGGATCGACAGCGACGACGCGCGCTTCCGCTACGGCAAACCCAACGAGACGGTCAACCGGATGCTCGGCACCGGGAACGGCTATGCCGAGCTTGAGCTGCCCGAACACGACGCACCGCTCTCCGCCCGTGTCGGCCGCCTGCCGGCCAGCGATGGACGACCGGCGCTGGTGCTGCTGGCGGCGATCGACAGCGTGGCATTCAAGAACGCCCGCGAGGCGACGCTGATGACGCTGTTCGTGCTCTCCGCGCTGGGGATCGCGCTGGCGACCTTGTGCGGCCACTGGATTGCCCGCGTTGGTTTGCGGCCGCTGCACGAACTGTCTGCCGAAGCGAGGCAGATCAGCCCCCGCCAGCTGTCCCAGCGGTTGCGCCTGGCCGGGTTGCCGGCGGAGCTGTCGGCGCTGGCCGGCGCCTTCAACGAAGCACTGGACCGGCTGGAGCAGGCTTATCTGCGTCTGGAATCGTTCAACGCCGACGTCGCCCACGAGCTGCGCACGCCCTTGGCCAACCTGATCGGCCAGAGCCAGGTCGCACTGTCCCGCGAGCGCAGCGCACAGGATTACGAGGAGGTGCTGCAGTCCAACCTGGAGGAACTGGAGCGCCTGCGCGCCATCGTCAACGACATGCTGTTCCTCGCCCGCGTCGACCAGGGCGGGCTGGCTGCCGAAAGGGTGGAAACCTCTCTGGCGGCCGAGGTGGCGACGACGTTGGACTTCCTCGAGGTGATCTTCGACGAACAGGGCGTGCAGGTGAATCTGCGCGGCGATGCGCGGGCCTGCGTCGAGCGCGCGCTATTCCAGCGCGCGGTGACCAACCTGCTCTACAACGCCGCCCAGCACACCGCTCCGGGCGGGCGCATCGACGTACGCCTGAGCGGCGAGCGCGGCGCCGCGCTGGTGGAAGTCAGCAACCCCGGCGAGCCGATCACGGCCGAGCAACGCGCGCGGCTGTTCGAGCGCTTCTATCGCGCCGACATGGCCCGCGCCAACAGCCAGAGCAACCATGGGCTGGGGTTGTCCATCGTCAAGGCGGTGGCGAGCATGCACGGCGGCTCGGTGTTCGTGCGCAGCGAGGGCGGGGTGAATACCTTCGGCTTTACCGTGGATGCGGTGGGGCCAGTTGGGCCGGCGCAGGATGATCAGCAGGATGTTAAGGGCGAAGTGGTGCCAGTCTGA
- a CDS encoding heavy metal response regulator transcription factor translates to MRVLIVEDESKTADYLQRGLSEQGFTVDVAANGIDGRHLALNGEYDVIVLDVMLPGIDGYGVLRALREQRQTPVIMLTARERVEDRVRGLREGADDYLIKPFSFLELVARLQALTRRGAHLESATQMRIADLAIDLVSRRVQRGGTRLELTAKEYSLLCVLAQRSGEILSKTAIAELVWDINFDTDTNVVEVAIKRLRAKLDGPFDTKLLHTIRGMGYVLESRTVQEREA, encoded by the coding sequence ATGCGCGTACTGATTGTCGAAGACGAGAGCAAGACCGCCGACTACTTGCAGCGTGGCCTGAGCGAGCAGGGCTTCACCGTGGATGTGGCGGCCAACGGCATCGATGGTCGGCACCTGGCGCTCAACGGTGAATACGACGTCATCGTGCTCGACGTGATGCTTCCCGGTATCGACGGCTACGGCGTACTGCGCGCGTTGCGCGAGCAGCGGCAGACGCCAGTGATCATGCTCACCGCCCGCGAGCGGGTGGAAGACCGCGTGCGCGGCCTGCGCGAAGGCGCCGACGACTACCTGATCAAGCCATTCTCTTTCCTTGAGCTGGTGGCACGCCTGCAGGCCCTGACCCGCCGTGGCGCGCACCTGGAAAGCGCTACGCAGATGCGCATCGCCGACCTGGCCATCGACCTGGTCAGCCGCCGCGTGCAGCGCGGCGGCACGCGCCTGGAACTGACCGCCAAGGAATACTCGCTGCTCTGCGTGCTGGCCCAGCGCAGCGGCGAAATCCTCTCCAAGACGGCCATCGCCGAGCTGGTCTGGGACATCAATTTCGACACCGATACCAATGTCGTCGAGGTCGCCATCAAGCGCCTGCGGGCCAAGCTTGACGGGCCGTTCGACACCAAGCTGCTGCACACCATCCGGGGCATGGGCTACGTGCTGGAGAGCCGCACCGTGCAGGAGCGCGAAGCGTGA
- a CDS encoding multidrug efflux RND transporter permease subunit, with protein sequence MSVRAGMSGWCVRHPIATCLLTIASLLLGLLAFFRLGVAPLPQVDFPTIQVQALLPGGSPETMASSVATPLEVQFSAIPGITQMLSTSALGSTTLTLQFDLDKNIDVAAQEVTAAINAAAGRLPADMPNLPTWRKINPADSPIMIVRVNSELMPLIELSDLAEVLLSRQLSQIAGVGQIFVVGQQRPAIRIQAQPEKLAAYRLTLADLRQSLQSASINLAKGALFGDGRVSTLAANDQLFSPEEYGDLVVAYRAGAPVFLRDLAKVVKAPEDDYVQAWPDGRPGVALVILRQPGANIVETSDAIQAELPRLREMLPAGVEVEVLNDRTRTIRASLHEVELTLLLTMGLVVLVMGLFLRQLSATLIVATVLAVSLSASFAAMYLLGFTLNNLTLVALIIAVGFIVDDAIVVVENIHRHLEQGKDRVEAALAGASEISFTVVSISFSLIAAFIPLLFMGGIVGRLFREFAVSVTAAILISVLASLTVAPMLASRFMGKPKHGHDDGGIAGWLLARYARGLDWSLKHQRTVLAGFVVCVAIAVAGYVGIPKGFFPSQDTAFIFGTTQAAEDISYADMAEKHKQLADIIAADPAVQSYNHAIGITGGSQSLSNGRFWIVLKDRGDRDVSVDEFINRIRPKLAKVPGIVLYLRSAQDINLATGPVRTQYQYALRSNDSAALALWADRLTQRLKEEGGLQDVSNDLQMGASVTSLQIDRVAAARFGLSAEDVSQTLYDAFGQRQVGEFQTEVNQYKVILELDSRQRGRADSLAWFHLRSPLTGEMVPLAALARVVPDKSGPLQINHNGMFPAVTLSFNLSPGVALGDAVGLVQRAQAEIGMPSSISGEFQGAAAAFQSSLASQPLLILAALFAVYVILGVLYESFVHPLTILSTLPSAGIGAVFLLWGWGLEFSVMALIGLVLLIGIVKKNGILMVDFALAAQRQRGLSPYDAIREACLARFRPIMMTTLAALLGAIPLMIGFGTGSELRQPLGVAVVGGLLVSQALTLFSTPVVYLALDRVFHRPQPAPVIAGGAA encoded by the coding sequence GTGAGTGTGCGCGCCGGCATGTCCGGCTGGTGCGTGCGCCATCCCATCGCCACCTGCCTGCTGACCATCGCCTCGCTGCTGCTCGGGCTGCTGGCGTTCTTCCGGCTCGGCGTCGCGCCGTTGCCGCAGGTGGATTTCCCGACCATCCAGGTCCAGGCCCTGCTGCCCGGCGGCAGCCCGGAGACCATGGCGTCGTCGGTGGCGACCCCGCTGGAAGTGCAGTTCAGCGCCATTCCCGGCATCACCCAGATGCTTTCCACCAGCGCCCTGGGCTCGACCACCCTGACCCTGCAGTTCGACCTGGACAAGAACATCGACGTTGCCGCCCAGGAGGTCACCGCCGCGATCAACGCCGCCGCCGGCCGCCTGCCGGCGGACATGCCGAACCTGCCGACCTGGCGCAAGATCAACCCGGCAGACAGCCCGATCATGATCGTGCGGGTGAACTCCGAGCTGATGCCGCTGATCGAGCTGAGCGATCTGGCCGAAGTGCTGCTGTCGCGCCAGCTCAGCCAGATCGCCGGGGTGGGGCAGATATTCGTGGTTGGCCAGCAGCGCCCGGCGATCCGCATCCAGGCTCAGCCGGAGAAGCTCGCGGCGTACCGCCTGACCCTGGCCGACCTGCGCCAGTCGCTGCAATCGGCGAGCATCAACCTGGCCAAGGGCGCGCTGTTCGGCGACGGCCGCGTGTCCACCCTGGCGGCCAACGACCAGTTGTTCAGCCCCGAGGAGTACGGCGATCTCGTCGTCGCTTACCGAGCGGGCGCGCCGGTGTTCCTGCGCGACCTGGCGAAGGTGGTGAAGGCGCCGGAAGACGACTACGTGCAGGCCTGGCCGGATGGCCGGCCGGGCGTTGCACTGGTGATCCTGCGCCAGCCCGGCGCGAACATCGTCGAGACCTCCGATGCCATCCAGGCCGAGTTGCCACGCCTGCGCGAAATGCTGCCGGCGGGCGTCGAGGTGGAAGTGCTCAACGACCGCACCCGCACCATTCGTGCCTCGCTGCACGAAGTCGAACTGACCCTGCTGTTGACCATGGGCCTGGTGGTGCTGGTGATGGGGCTGTTCCTGCGCCAGCTGTCGGCGACCCTGATCGTTGCCACGGTGCTGGCGGTGTCGCTCAGCGCCAGCTTTGCGGCGATGTACCTGCTGGGCTTCACGCTGAACAACCTGACCCTGGTGGCGCTGATCATCGCGGTGGGCTTCATCGTCGATGACGCCATCGTCGTGGTGGAAAACATCCACCGCCACCTGGAGCAGGGCAAGGACCGGGTCGAGGCGGCGCTGGCCGGCGCCTCGGAGATCAGCTTCACGGTGGTCTCCATCAGTTTCTCGCTGATCGCCGCCTTTATTCCCTTGCTGTTCATGGGCGGCATCGTCGGCCGGCTGTTCCGCGAGTTCGCAGTGAGCGTCACGGCGGCCATCCTGATCTCGGTGCTGGCCTCGCTGACGGTGGCGCCGATGCTCGCCTCGCGCTTCATGGGCAAGCCGAAGCATGGACATGATGACGGCGGCATCGCCGGCTGGCTGCTGGCGCGCTACGCCAGGGGACTGGACTGGTCGCTCAAGCACCAGCGTACGGTGCTCGCCGGATTCGTGGTCTGCGTGGCCATCGCGGTGGCCGGCTATGTCGGGATTCCCAAGGGCTTCTTCCCGTCCCAGGACACCGCCTTCATCTTCGGTACCACCCAGGCCGCCGAGGACATCTCCTATGCCGACATGGCCGAGAAGCACAAGCAACTGGCGGACATCATCGCCGCCGACCCTGCGGTGCAAAGCTACAACCACGCCATCGGCATCACCGGCGGCAGCCAGAGCCTGTCCAACGGGCGCTTCTGGATCGTGCTCAAGGATCGCGGCGACCGCGACGTGTCGGTGGACGAGTTCATCAACCGCATACGGCCCAAGCTGGCGAAGGTGCCGGGCATCGTTCTCTACCTGCGTTCGGCCCAGGACATCAACCTTGCCACCGGCCCGGTGCGCACCCAGTACCAGTACGCCCTGCGCAGCAACGACAGCGCGGCGCTGGCACTCTGGGCGGATCGGCTGACCCAGCGGCTGAAGGAGGAGGGCGGCCTGCAGGACGTGTCCAACGACCTGCAGATGGGTGCCAGCGTCACCTCGCTGCAGATCGACCGAGTGGCGGCGGCGCGCTTCGGACTGTCCGCCGAAGATGTCAGCCAGACGCTCTACGATGCCTTCGGCCAGCGTCAGGTGGGTGAGTTCCAGACCGAGGTCAACCAGTACAAGGTCATTCTCGAGCTGGATTCCCGACAGCGTGGCCGCGCCGACAGCCTGGCATGGTTCCACCTGCGCTCGCCGCTGACCGGCGAGATGGTCCCGCTGGCGGCGCTGGCGCGGGTCGTGCCGGACAAGTCCGGGCCGCTGCAGATCAACCACAACGGCATGTTCCCGGCGGTGACCCTGTCCTTCAACCTGTCGCCGGGCGTGGCCCTGGGCGATGCCGTGGGATTGGTGCAGCGCGCGCAGGCGGAGATCGGCATGCCGTCGAGCATCAGCGGCGAATTCCAGGGTGCGGCGGCGGCCTTCCAGAGCTCGCTGGCCAGCCAGCCGTTGCTGATCCTGGCTGCGCTGTTCGCGGTCTACGTGATTCTCGGTGTGCTCTATGAGAGTTTCGTGCACCCGCTGACGATCCTCTCGACGCTGCCCTCGGCGGGCATCGGCGCGGTGTTCCTGCTCTGGGGCTGGGGCCTGGAGTTCTCGGTGATGGCGCTGATCGGCCTGGTGCTGCTGATCGGCATCGTCAAGAAGAACGGCATCCTGATGGTCGACTTCGCCCTGGCCGCACAACGCCAGCGAGGGCTGTCACCCTACGACGCGATTCGCGAGGCGTGCCTGGCGCGCTTCCGGCCGATCATGATGACCACGCTGGCCGCGCTGCTGGGCGCTATTCCGCTGATGATCGGCTTCGGCACCGGCTCGGAGCTGCGCCAGCCGCTGGGCGTGGCGGTTGTCGGCGGGTTGCTCGTCAGCCAGGCGCTGACCCTGTTCAGTACGCCGGTTGTGTATCTGGCGCTGGACCGGGTCTTCCACCGCCCGCAGCCTGCGCCGGTGATTGCCGGAGGTGCGGCATGA
- a CDS encoding efflux RND transporter periplasmic adaptor subunit: protein MQGQRRVWLAAGLLGVTALGAGIWGFAGRHEAPQAAAQPAGIPVTLARVAREDLAQNLDGVGTVTSLASVLVRPQVEGQLTALLVEEGQMVKQGELLATIDDRAIKAALEQAEATKQSNQAQLRIVEQDLARYQTLIQRGSISRQTVEQSEAEAARLRATLRGNDATIDAERVRLSYTRITSPVAGRVGIRNVDVGNLLRTNDSSGLFTVTQMSPISVVFALPQESLPKLQPLMSSDSPVVARSRDGGQLLGEGHLRSIDNQVAASTGTIRVRAVFDNKDGQLWPGQFVAIDLQSGVLHNGLVLDSRAVRRGLDGAFVFRIEDGKAQKVPVRIVAEVDGRTIVEGLAVDDEVVLDGHSRLTPGARVEVQGDVQALARRSEP from the coding sequence ATGCAGGGGCAACGGCGGGTTTGGCTGGCGGCAGGGTTGCTGGGGGTGACGGCGCTGGGAGCAGGCATATGGGGCTTTGCCGGCCGGCACGAGGCGCCGCAGGCCGCAGCCCAGCCAGCCGGCATACCGGTAACCCTGGCGCGAGTGGCCCGCGAGGACCTGGCGCAGAACCTCGACGGCGTCGGCACCGTCACCTCGCTGGCCAGCGTGCTGGTCCGCCCGCAAGTGGAAGGCCAGCTCACCGCGTTGCTCGTCGAAGAGGGGCAGATGGTCAAGCAGGGCGAGCTGCTGGCGACCATCGACGATCGCGCGATCAAGGCTGCGCTGGAGCAGGCCGAGGCGACCAAGCAGAGCAACCAGGCGCAGCTGCGCATCGTCGAGCAGGACCTGGCGCGCTACCAGACGCTGATCCAGCGCGGCTCGATTTCCCGGCAGACGGTGGAGCAGAGCGAGGCCGAAGCCGCCCGCCTGCGTGCCACCCTGCGCGGTAACGACGCCACCATCGACGCGGAGCGCGTGCGCCTGTCCTACACCCGGATCACCTCGCCGGTTGCCGGCCGCGTCGGCATTCGCAATGTGGATGTCGGCAACCTGCTGCGCACCAATGACAGCAGCGGCCTGTTCACCGTCACGCAGATGTCGCCGATCTCGGTGGTCTTCGCCCTGCCGCAGGAAAGCCTGCCAAAGTTGCAACCGCTGATGAGCAGCGATTCCCCGGTCGTGGCGCGCAGCCGCGACGGCGGCCAGTTGCTCGGCGAGGGCCACCTGCGCAGCATCGACAACCAGGTGGCCGCCAGCACCGGCACCATTCGTGTCCGTGCGGTTTTCGACAACAAGGACGGCCAGCTCTGGCCGGGGCAGTTCGTTGCCATCGACCTGCAGTCCGGCGTGCTGCACAACGGCCTGGTGCTGGACAGCCGCGCCGTGCGCCGTGGCCTGGACGGTGCCTTCGTGTTCCGCATCGAGGACGGCAAGGCGCAGAAGGTGCCGGTGCGCATCGTCGCGGAAGTGGACGGGCGCACCATTGTCGAGGGCCTGGCGGTGGACGATGAAGTGGTGCTCGACGGCCATTCACGCCTGACGCCCGGCGCACGCGTGGAGGTGCAGGGCGATGTGCAGGCCCTGGCCCGCCGGAGCGAGCCGTGA
- the lapG gene encoding cysteine protease LapG: protein MQPPRGALWLFASPLRLRAGVLLLALLALSAGAAWNFDTILKNAEQQYGDLGTGKGRIQSWGRLIDDSENLDEMAKLKAVNAFFNGALVFTDDRTVWHQEDYWATPVESLYKGAGDCEDYSIAKFVTLRRLGVASDKLRITYVKALQQNQAHMVLTYYASPTAEPLVLDNLIPQIKPASQRKDLLPVYAFNAEGLWLPGPGGGKRTGDSKKLSRWQDLLTKMRAEGLDLDETR from the coding sequence ATGCAGCCACCCCGAGGAGCCCTCTGGCTGTTCGCCAGCCCGCTGCGTCTGCGGGCCGGCGTGCTGCTGCTCGCGCTCCTCGCGTTGAGCGCCGGCGCCGCCTGGAACTTCGACACCATCCTGAAGAACGCCGAGCAGCAATACGGCGACCTGGGCACCGGCAAGGGCCGGATCCAGTCCTGGGGCCGCCTGATCGACGACAGCGAAAACCTCGACGAGATGGCCAAGCTCAAGGCCGTCAACGCCTTCTTCAATGGCGCGCTGGTGTTCACCGACGACCGCACCGTCTGGCACCAGGAGGACTACTGGGCCACCCCGGTGGAGTCGCTCTACAAGGGCGCCGGCGACTGCGAGGACTACTCCATCGCCAAGTTCGTCACCCTGCGCCGCCTCGGGGTCGCCAGCGACAAGCTGCGCATCACCTACGTCAAGGCGCTGCAGCAGAACCAGGCTCACATGGTGCTCACCTACTACGCCTCCCCCACTGCCGAACCGCTGGTGCTGGACAACCTGATCCCGCAGATCAAGCCCGCCTCCCAGCGCAAGGACCTCCTGCCCGTCTACGCCTTCAACGCCGAGGGGCTGTGGCTGCCCGGCCCCGGCGGCGGCAAGCGCACCGGCGACAGCAAGAAGCTGTCGCGCTGGCAGGACCTGTTGACCAAGATGCGCGCCGAGGGCCTGGACCTCGACGAGACGCGATAG
- the lapD gene encoding cyclic di-GMP receptor LapD: MSLLKQLFLAICLFLVVAFAGSFAASLESSREQLIGQLRSHAQDAATALGLSLTPHVDDPAMIELMVSSIFDSGYFATIRVVSIPEGKVIVERDSDTQNQQVPAWFAKLVNLKAQGGDALIMRGWEQAARVEVVSHPQFALAKLWDGALGSLAWLLACGLVSAILGGWLLRTQLKPLDQMVQQAHAITRREFLTLPKEPRTPELRRVVQAMNQMVDKLKALFAEEASRSEKLREEAYQDSLSGLANRRLFDARLDAQLSPSEQNAAGYLLLLRLNDLAGLNQRLGGQRTDALIRDVAELLEREREQHGTPDWLAARSRGGEFTLLAPGVDSASAELLADQLSAALENLRGTGASDCTPVAHLGLAAFRPGEPSAGVLSRADQALAQAQATPDRTWQRLDSSGSQPAQDSRAWRDWLDDALQKGKLQLWFQPVRACVENGELLHQKVLARLLDPKGEAVAAGQFLPWIERFGWSARFDLAMLEHALAHLAQQPAPLALSLSAETVRSAEPLRQLFEILRAHPQEAQLMTLEVDERYLPPPAELEKLAQSVQEVGAKLGLQHFGGRFSLIGNLTRLGLAYLKIDGSYIRAIDQDNDKRLFIEAMYRASNSIDLPLIAEMVETEGELQVLREMGIAGAMGRLIGAPKPSQKNTL, translated from the coding sequence ATGTCATTGCTCAAGCAACTGTTCCTGGCGATCTGCCTGTTCCTCGTGGTGGCCTTCGCCGGCAGCTTCGCCGCCAGCCTGGAAAGCTCCCGCGAGCAGCTGATCGGCCAGTTGCGCTCCCATGCCCAGGACGCGGCCACCGCGCTGGGCCTGTCGCTCACCCCGCACGTGGACGACCCGGCGATGATCGAGCTGATGGTCAGCTCGATCTTCGACTCCGGCTACTTCGCCACCATCCGCGTGGTGAGCATTCCCGAGGGCAAGGTCATCGTCGAGCGCGACAGCGACACGCAGAACCAGCAGGTGCCGGCCTGGTTCGCCAAGCTGGTCAACCTCAAGGCCCAGGGCGGCGACGCGCTGATCATGCGCGGCTGGGAACAGGCCGCGCGGGTCGAGGTGGTCAGCCATCCGCAGTTCGCCCTGGCCAAGCTGTGGGACGGCGCGCTGGGCAGCCTCGCCTGGCTGCTGGCCTGCGGGCTGGTCAGCGCCATCCTTGGCGGCTGGCTGCTGCGCACCCAGTTGAAGCCGCTGGACCAGATGGTGCAGCAAGCCCACGCCATTACCCGCCGCGAATTCCTCACCCTGCCCAAGGAGCCGCGCACCCCAGAGCTGCGGCGCGTGGTTCAGGCGATGAACCAGATGGTCGACAAGCTCAAGGCCCTGTTCGCCGAGGAAGCCAGCCGCAGCGAGAAACTGCGCGAGGAAGCCTACCAGGACAGCCTTTCCGGCCTGGCCAACCGTCGCCTGTTCGACGCGCGGCTGGACGCGCAACTCTCGCCCAGCGAACAGAACGCCGCCGGCTACCTGCTGCTGCTGCGCCTGAACGACCTGGCCGGGCTCAACCAGCGCCTCGGCGGACAGCGCACCGACGCGCTGATCCGCGACGTCGCCGAGCTGCTGGAACGTGAGCGCGAGCAGCACGGCACTCCGGACTGGCTGGCCGCGCGCAGCCGTGGCGGCGAATTCACCCTGCTCGCCCCCGGCGTCGACAGCGCCAGCGCCGAACTGCTGGCCGACCAGCTCAGCGCCGCCCTGGAAAACCTACGTGGCACCGGCGCCAGCGACTGCACGCCGGTGGCACACCTGGGCCTGGCGGCCTTCCGACCGGGCGAGCCCTCCGCTGGCGTGCTGTCGCGCGCCGACCAGGCACTGGCCCAGGCGCAGGCCACCCCGGACCGCACCTGGCAACGCCTGGACAGCTCCGGCAGCCAGCCCGCGCAGGACTCCCGCGCCTGGCGCGACTGGCTCGACGACGCCCTGCAGAAGGGCAAGCTGCAACTGTGGTTCCAGCCCGTGCGCGCCTGCGTCGAGAACGGCGAGCTGTTGCACCAGAAAGTCCTCGCGCGGCTGCTCGATCCCAAGGGCGAGGCCGTGGCCGCCGGGCAATTCCTGCCCTGGATCGAGCGTTTCGGCTGGTCGGCGCGCTTCGACCTGGCGATGCTCGAACACGCCCTCGCCCACCTCGCCCAGCAACCGGCACCGCTGGCCCTGTCGCTCTCGGCGGAAACCGTGCGCAGCGCCGAGCCCCTGCGCCAGCTCTTCGAAATCCTCCGCGCCCACCCGCAGGAAGCGCAGCTCATGACGCTGGAAGTGGACGAACGCTACCTGCCGCCGCCGGCCGAGCTCGAGAAGCTCGCCCAGTCGGTTCAGGAAGTCGGCGCCAAGCTCGGCCTGCAGCACTTCGGCGGGCGCTTCAGCCTGATCGGCAACCTGACCCGCCTCGGCCTTGCGTACCTGAAGATCGACGGCAGCTACATCCGCGCCATCGACCAGGACAACGACAAGCGCCTGTTCATCGAGGCCATGTACCGGGCGTCCAACAGCATCGACCTGCCGCTGATCGCGGAGATGGTCGAGACCGAAGGCGAGTTGCAGGTGCTGCGGGAAATGGGGATTGCCGGGGCCATGGGGCGGCTGATTGGTGCGCCGAAGCCTTCGCAGAAGAACACCTTGTAG